A single window of Streptomyces aquilus DNA harbors:
- a CDS encoding PLP-dependent cysteine synthase family protein: MTTTAVLPVARPELLTLLGRTPLVRVTAELPGPHPGFWAKLEGLAAGGMKARAAVSMLLGARQRGQLRPGAAVVESTSGTLGIGLAFAGQALGHPVVLVGDSELEPSMRQLLRSHGVRLEIVDRPAASGGWQAARLARLRELLAVLPGAYWPDQYNNPDNSAGYASLAAELVDRLDHLDILVCSVGTGGHSAGIIGPLRRRWPALRLIGVDSTGSTIFGQPARPRLMRGLGSSIHPRNVAYEAFDEVHWVGPAEAVDSCRRLARGSFVSGGWSTGAAARVAAWAARVHPGAVVATVFPDGPHRYLGTVYDDDFATAHGLDLTTAATRPVEIPHPRAAEATGWVRCTRVTDPLLLERTP, translated from the coding sequence ATGACCACCACGGCCGTCCTGCCCGTCGCCCGCCCGGAACTGCTCACCCTCCTCGGCCGCACTCCCCTGGTCCGCGTCACCGCCGAACTGCCCGGCCCGCACCCCGGGTTCTGGGCCAAGCTCGAAGGGCTCGCGGCGGGCGGCATGAAGGCGCGGGCCGCCGTGTCGATGCTGCTGGGCGCCCGGCAGCGGGGGCAACTGCGGCCCGGGGCAGCGGTGGTCGAGTCGACCTCGGGGACGCTCGGCATCGGGCTGGCCTTCGCGGGCCAGGCCCTCGGCCACCCCGTCGTGCTGGTCGGCGACAGCGAACTGGAGCCGTCCATGCGGCAGTTGCTGCGCTCCCACGGCGTACGGCTGGAGATCGTGGACCGTCCGGCGGCCAGCGGCGGCTGGCAGGCCGCACGGCTGGCCAGGCTGCGGGAACTGCTGGCGGTGCTGCCGGGCGCGTACTGGCCGGACCAGTACAACAACCCCGACAACAGCGCCGGTTACGCCTCGCTGGCCGCCGAACTCGTCGACCGGCTCGACCATCTGGACATCCTGGTGTGCAGCGTCGGCACCGGCGGCCACAGCGCCGGCATCATCGGCCCGCTGCGGCGCCGCTGGCCCGCGCTGCGGCTGATCGGCGTGGACTCCACCGGCTCCACCATCTTCGGCCAGCCCGCCCGGCCCCGGCTGATGCGCGGCCTGGGCAGCAGCATCCACCCGCGCAACGTCGCCTACGAGGCCTTCGACGAGGTCCACTGGGTCGGCCCCGCCGAGGCCGTCGACAGCTGCCGGCGCCTGGCCCGCGGCAGTTTCGTCAGCGGCGGCTGGAGCACCGGAGCCGCCGCCCGCGTCGCCGCCTGGGCCGCCCGCGTCCATCCCGGCGCGGTCGTCGCCACCGTGTTCCCCGACGGCCCGCACCGCTACCTCGGCACCGTCTACGACGACGACTTCGCCACCGCCCACGGCCTCGACCTCACCACGGCCGCCACCCGCCCCGTCGAGATCCCGCACCCCCGGGCGGCGGAGGCCACCGGCTGGGTCCGCTGCACCCGAGTCACCGATCCCCTGCTCCTGGAAAGGACCCCGTGA
- a CDS encoding MFS transporter → MRTWREMRGFPLAVQLLLVNQLGVNTGFYLLIPYLATHLTDNLGMSAAVVGIVLGVRNLSQQGLFIIGGSASDRLGARGVIIAGCALRTVGFALFALGDDLTVLLAASVLSGLAGALFNPAVRTYLAQEADQRKAEAFALFNVFATTGALVGPLLGSALLLVDFRTSALTAAGIFAVLTVAQALVLPAREVEPSKGTVLADWREVLGNRAFLAFALAMVGMFTLENQLYLLLPDGARRATGWDGAAGLVFLVGTLANLALQLRVTRALKERGNRARWIATGLGLMAVAFLPPALVVGSSGHPVLRTLPVLAGALLLYLGVMVAQPFVMELIPGFGRSELTGTYFGIFYVVSGIAAAVGNTVVGWAMDTGQRGAAWLPWACCAVFGLASALAVAWLHRAGSLPTPSRPAVPATV, encoded by the coding sequence ATGAGGACGTGGCGTGAGATGCGCGGTTTCCCGCTCGCCGTCCAGCTCCTGCTGGTCAACCAGCTCGGCGTCAACACCGGCTTCTACCTGCTCATCCCCTACCTCGCCACGCACCTCACCGACAACCTGGGCATGTCGGCGGCCGTCGTCGGGATCGTCCTCGGGGTGCGCAACCTCAGCCAGCAGGGCCTGTTCATCATCGGCGGCTCCGCCTCCGACCGGCTCGGCGCGCGTGGGGTCATCATCGCCGGATGCGCGCTGCGGACCGTCGGGTTCGCGCTGTTCGCGCTCGGTGACGATCTGACCGTGCTGCTCGCCGCGTCCGTGCTGAGCGGGCTGGCGGGGGCGCTGTTCAACCCCGCCGTGCGGACGTACCTCGCGCAGGAGGCGGACCAGCGCAAGGCGGAGGCGTTCGCCCTGTTCAACGTGTTCGCCACGACCGGCGCGCTGGTCGGCCCGCTGCTGGGCAGCGCGCTGCTGCTCGTCGACTTCCGTACGTCCGCGCTCACCGCGGCCGGCATCTTCGCGGTGCTCACCGTCGCGCAGGCCCTGGTGCTGCCCGCCCGGGAGGTCGAGCCCAGCAAGGGCACCGTGCTCGCCGACTGGCGCGAGGTGCTCGGCAACCGGGCGTTCCTCGCCTTCGCGCTCGCCATGGTCGGCATGTTCACCCTGGAGAACCAGCTGTACCTGCTGCTGCCCGACGGCGCCCGGCGGGCCACCGGCTGGGACGGTGCCGCCGGACTCGTCTTCCTGGTCGGCACCCTCGCCAACCTGGCGCTGCAACTGCGCGTCACCCGGGCCCTCAAGGAGCGCGGGAACAGGGCGCGCTGGATCGCCACGGGGCTGGGGCTGATGGCGGTGGCGTTCCTGCCGCCCGCCCTGGTCGTGGGCTCCTCCGGCCATCCCGTGCTGCGCACGCTGCCCGTCCTGGCCGGCGCGCTGCTGCTCTACCTCGGGGTGATGGTCGCCCAGCCGTTCGTGATGGAGCTGATCCCCGGCTTCGGCCGCAGCGAGCTGACCGGCACCTACTTCGGCATCTTCTACGTGGTGTCCGGCATCGCCGCCGCCGTCGGCAACACCGTCGTCGGCTGGGCCATGGACACCGGGCAGCGCGGCGCCGCCTGGCTGCCGTGGGCGTGCTGCGCGGTGTTCGGGCTGGCGTCGGCGCTGGCGGTGGCCTGGCTGCACCGGGCGGGCTCGCTGCCGACGCCGTCGCGACCCGCCGTACCGGCGACGGTCTGA
- a CDS encoding dipeptide epimerase → MKASLRTVRLALAEPLRISRSTLSARDAVWLTVEHDGVTGHGEAVTSVYYGLDTATLQRLLAAAGTALTRFPDPESALYEGELTNPDTPPAVTAAVEAALFDLVGKRAGLPLHRLLGTAEPPVAATARTIGITAPADAAAQARRLAASGFEVIKVKAGTADPEDDVERVRVIRDAAPRARLLLDPNGAWTPAQAEALLPRFAEIGVEAVEQPLPPGTPEALGALAERSPLPVIADEDAVDLTDVRRLAGRVQGVNVKLAKCGGVRAALRIASAIDASGTDLMLGCLTASSLGLAPAVHLADRARWTDLDGHLLLAHDPWTGIGGEDGVVRASSRPGLGVEEVGAYEDVA, encoded by the coding sequence GTGAAGGCCAGTCTGCGCACCGTACGCCTCGCACTCGCCGAGCCGCTGCGCATCTCCCGCTCCACCCTGTCCGCCCGCGACGCCGTGTGGCTCACCGTCGAACACGACGGCGTCACCGGTCACGGCGAGGCCGTCACCAGCGTCTACTACGGACTCGACACCGCCACACTGCAACGACTCCTCGCAGCGGCCGGCACGGCCCTGACCCGCTTCCCCGATCCCGAAAGCGCCCTGTACGAGGGCGAGTTGACGAACCCGGACACTCCCCCGGCCGTGACCGCCGCCGTCGAGGCCGCCCTGTTCGACCTCGTCGGCAAGCGGGCCGGCCTCCCCCTCCACCGGCTCCTCGGCACCGCCGAGCCCCCGGTCGCCGCCACCGCCCGCACCATCGGGATCACCGCACCGGCCGACGCGGCCGCGCAGGCACGCCGCCTCGCGGCGAGCGGCTTCGAGGTCATCAAGGTCAAGGCGGGCACCGCCGACCCGGAGGACGACGTGGAGCGCGTCCGCGTCATCCGCGACGCCGCTCCCCGGGCCCGGCTGCTCCTCGACCCCAACGGCGCCTGGACACCGGCCCAGGCCGAGGCGCTGCTCCCCCGGTTCGCCGAGATCGGTGTCGAGGCCGTCGAGCAGCCGCTTCCGCCCGGCACCCCGGAGGCGCTGGGCGCGCTGGCCGAGCGCTCACCGCTGCCGGTCATCGCCGACGAGGACGCCGTGGACCTGACGGACGTACGCCGTCTGGCCGGACGTGTGCAGGGCGTCAACGTCAAGCTCGCCAAGTGCGGTGGAGTGCGCGCCGCCCTGCGGATCGCCTCGGCGATCGACGCCAGCGGCACCGACCTCATGCTCGGCTGCCTCACCGCCAGCTCCCTCGGTCTCGCGCCCGCCGTCCACCTGGCCGACCGGGCCCGCTGGACCGACCTCGACGGTCATCTGCTGCTCGCCCACGACCCGTGGACCGGCATCGGCGGTGAGGACGGCGTCGTCCGCGCAAGCAGTCGCCCTGGACTGGGAGTTGAGGAGGTGGGGGCATATGAGGACGTGGCGTGA
- a CDS encoding Rossmann-like domain-containing protein, with the protein MTTVADTLTFDGLLARARAGELGPDPAAQRIAVAFTTRQAVRHEGRGTGYRNEVLSLRLGAAVGSCAVEPGALPDGAVEECVGADVATLLAHPLLPVRVAALDAYLMHVTPHTPEHGARPAALPAGTSLEKSRARAQAVIGLLDVPTGARVLVVGVVNSLLEALRSRGLRYVPCDLKGGRTEWGEAVVVDALAAAGRCDALLVSGMTLGNGTFDPLREHARTYGKQLVAFAQTGSAVLPRLLGHGVSAVCAEPYPFFWLDGGAGVVHRYTGGPEGGR; encoded by the coding sequence ATGACCACCGTCGCCGACACCCTGACGTTCGACGGCCTCCTCGCGCGCGCCCGCGCCGGGGAGCTGGGCCCGGACCCGGCCGCGCAGCGCATCGCCGTGGCCTTCACCACGCGGCAGGCGGTACGGCACGAGGGGCGCGGCACCGGCTATCGCAACGAGGTGCTCAGTCTGCGGCTGGGCGCGGCCGTCGGCTCCTGCGCGGTCGAACCCGGCGCCCTGCCGGACGGGGCGGTGGAGGAGTGCGTCGGCGCCGACGTGGCCACACTGCTGGCCCACCCACTGCTGCCGGTGCGGGTGGCCGCGCTGGACGCCTATCTGATGCACGTCACCCCGCACACTCCGGAGCACGGGGCCAGGCCCGCCGCGCTGCCCGCCGGGACGTCGCTGGAGAAGTCCCGCGCGCGGGCGCAGGCCGTGATCGGGCTGCTCGATGTGCCGACGGGCGCGCGGGTGCTGGTGGTCGGGGTGGTCAACTCCCTCCTGGAGGCCTTGCGTTCGCGCGGGCTGCGCTATGTGCCGTGCGACCTCAAGGGTGGGCGCACCGAGTGGGGCGAGGCTGTCGTCGTGGACGCGCTCGCCGCGGCCGGCCGCTGCGACGCGCTGCTGGTGTCGGGGATGACACTCGGCAACGGCACCTTCGATCCGCTGCGCGAGCACGCGCGGACGTACGGCAAGCAGCTGGTCGCGTTCGCGCAGACCGGCAGTGCCGTGCTGCCGCGCCTCCTCGGTCACGGGGTGAGCGCGGTGTGCGCCGAGCCGTACCCGTTCTTCTGGCTCGACGGCGGCGCGGGTGTCGTCCATCGCTACACCGGCGGCCCGGAGGGCGGGCGATGA